The Desulfovibrio sp. genome segment CACCGCCGCCCCCTGAAAGGGAATAATTACCGTGCTGGCCGTCCAGGCATTCTCCTTCTCAAAGCCCATGAAAGCAGTGAGCCACTGGGCACCTTTTGGCCATATTTCCTCTGCTCCACCCAAAAAAAAGGCAGCTACATAAAACCAGATATTTTTATGCATCTTAAAAAGAGGCAAAAAAATTACTACACCAATAGCTCCAATTTCCTGAACGAAGTAACCATCATTTCTGGAAAGTGCGAACCATCCCAGACAGGTAAAGATCAATGTGATTAAAACAGGCCAATATTCCTTCCATCCAGCCAGCATATGGGCTTCTATTTTCGCATCTGTTGGAAATTGCATGTAAACCCTCAATCGCTTTTATGTACTTTGCCCGGCCATGCTCAAGTGTGGAAAAAAACATAAAAATGTTTCCAGTAAGTGCAAAAAAATTGCAGTTTGTCCTGCCTTAGTATCTGTGCTGAATTATAACCATCTGGATTTTTTTTATTGGCAACTGCCCTCATTCGCCACAATGAAAAGAACCAAATAACTGCCGAAACGTTTCAGTCTTACAAAAGCGCCCGCCTCTGCTATACCACTTCCAAACCTTTTAAGGAGGCAACATGGCAGGGAACAATCTCAATTCCAGAAACATGGGGCACGATGTCTCAGATCAGCCGCGTTTGAGCAACGGGCAATTCACTTTCAAAGGATTTGCAACGGCGGCAACCATGTCATCGCATAGGCAGCAGGCAGCGCTTGAGGCCCCCATGCCTGTTTCGCAAAATGCTCCGCTGCAGGAACGCATGTATCCAGCTAGCGTTGCTGATGTAGTAAAAAAACATGCTCAGAACGGGCATTCAACCTTGCAGCAGTATTCTCCAGACCCTGATGCAGCTATTCCCTACTATCGCATGGGAGTAAGGGAACTTGGGTTCTCTGGTGGCTCAAAATGGTATGGGCAAAGAATTCCATCAACGGATTTACACTATGAGCACATGCATTTTGTGGGCAGCGAGGGAAGCAATTTTGGCTTAACCTTAGGCGGTATTTTCTATGAATCACTTCCAGACTTAAACAACTATCAAGTAGAAGCCCCAAAGTATCGCAAGGAATATATTGACATGGCAAAGAATGATATTGGTGAAGCATGGAAAGAAAGAAAAATATTAGAGCGATTCAGCCAAGAATATAATCCGTTTGTCTACAAGGCGACGACGTATAACTGCCAGCACTATTTTGCTGAAGTTCTCAAACAGGCACAAAAGTACGAAACAAGAGAAAAGCCGCTCGTGCTGCCTTAAAAACGGAATTCACCTTTTCGCGCAATAGGCTAAATCCCGTGGATAATGGTACGTTATGGGCTTATGCATGGCAATGGAAATATTTATTTCTGCATAACCAGCAAGCCATAACAATACCCCCGACCATTTATCAATGATCGGGGGTTTTACTTACCTATCTGGTGGAGCTGGATGTCGCTAAACTCGCGCTCCTGAAGTTCACCCTAGCTTGCCGCATGCGATCTTGCCTGCCTTAAAGAGGCGCGGTTTATCCTCCCGACCTTTCAAGCAGCATGCGGTAAAACTTGCTGTTTGTGATGCTGGCAAGCTCAGAGGAAACAAGCACCCTGTTGATGCTCACCTGTTCATTCTGCGCAAGTTTGAGATAGTAGGGGGAGTATGGGCGGTCTTTTTTCTGTATGACAAGCACCGTGGGCTTGAGGGGGGCGTGCTGGTCCTGCTGGCACACAATGCCGGTGGTGTCGTTGGAGAGGTGAACCACCGTACCCACAGGAAAAATGCCCACCAGCTTGATGAACTGTTCCGCCAGCCCCGGCTTCCACGCCTGACCAGAGCTTTTGAACAGCTTTTTTACTGCCTGCGAGGGCGGAATGGCGTTTTTGTATACCCGCGAAGATGTCAGTGCGTCGTACACGTCGCAAATGGAAATAATGCCGCCGTGCAGGCTTATCTCGTCGCCCGCAAGCTTGTGTGGGTATCCCGTGCCATCGTGCCTCTCATGGTGGTGCAAAATGCCATCAAGAATAACTGGGTTTGTCCAGGGCAGGTCTTTCAGGTTGTCATGCCCGCGTTTGACATGCGAGCGGATGATGTTTGTTTCCTGCTGGCTGAGGCTGCGCGGGGCGTTCAAAACCTGCTGCGGCACAAAGGCCTTGCCGTAGTCATGAAACAGCCCGGCCATGCCGGTATTGAAGGTTTCGTCTTCGTCCAGCCCCAGAAACCGCGAAAAGGCGATGGAAAAAATGGCAACGTTGATGCTGTGCCGGTAGGTATAATCGTTTGTTTTCTTGATTGTTGTGATGAGCAGCAGGGCGTTGAAATTGCGGTGCAGGCTGTGCACGATCTCGTTTACAAATCCACGCAGGGTAGAAACCTCGATGGCTCCCACCTTTTTTTCCTGCATAAGGTTTTTGATGTAACTGAATGCATCAAAGTACAGATCGCGGGCGCGGCACAGTTCTTCGGCCAGCGGGGTTTGCGCGTCATGCAGGGGTTCGGAGTGGGTTAGCTGCGATTTTTCCGGGTCGTAGTAGGCCTCTGTGTAGCCGCTGGCAATGATGTGCCTGATTTCTTCGGCGCTTTTGATCAGGCCAGGTTTGCCGTAGACATACGGGGCATTTATCCATGAAGTGGTAGGCGCAACTATCATCATTCCCTGACGTAGCTGCGACACGCTGATCTTGACCGGCTTCATCAATTCCCCCGACAAAGGCCATCCCCGCATATCAGTTTGCCGGGGGTTGGTTGGTTTTGTTGCAAGCGAAATCTGATTAATAAGCACTGTAATCTGATTTTTTTAATCTATCAAATAAAAATTATGGCTTATATTGTGTAGTAATGGTTTTTATTAAAGAATGCTGTATATGTAAATTGGAAAAAGTTTAGCGCTTTGCGCTGTATTGCAGAGTGCTTGTGTTCCGTAATCGCATTGAGCTGGCAAATGCAGCATGCCCTCTGTAATTGGAAAATTTTGTTCATTGAAATAAAAAATGCAGAAATAGTTGATGGTTATCAGCAGGTGTGCGCACGGCAACATGCATCGGAGGGCTGCCTACCTGCGCGCTGGGTAGACGCAGGGAAGTGGTGCGCGTTAAAATCGATTATGTGCCGTGAAGCGGCATATTTTTTTAGCATATTGACAATAATAGTGATAATTGATTCTGTTCGTTACTAGCTCATGTTTTTGGTCCACTGGTTGCTGCTGCGCATGCATTGCTTCTGGAATCAAGCCAGATTCGCCTGCGCTTATTGCTCATAACCCCAGATGTGAAGTGACGATTGGCATGGCATCAGTGCGTATTTCCATAGCCCGCCTCAAGCCCGGCATGTTTGTGGTGGATGCTGGCATCTCGTGGCTTGAAGACCCGCACCTTTATCAGAATGAAGGCCTGATTATCTCAGAGGCCGAGATCAAGAGCATCAAACGGCAAGGATTTGCCGAGGTCTGCTATGATCCGACCCGCTCGCAGATTCAGGCCCTGCCAGAAGATAAAGCCGCGCCGCGAACCTTGCTCTCTGACGAAATTTACGTGGCACGCGGGGCTTTTTCCTCTGCGTATGGTCATGTGCGTTCTTTTATGCAAAGCGCTGCCTGTGGCAATGTTGAGGTTGCCGCTGTGGAGCCCTGCCTCAACTCTATAGTAAAAAGCGTGGCTCGTAACCGTAACGCACTGCTTTTACTTGCCAATCTCAAGAGTCTTGATGACTACATGTACCGGCACAGCGTAAATGTGGCGATATTTGCCGTGGCTTTTGGGCAGTATCTGGGGCTGGAGGATGAAGAGCTGCGCCGTATCGGCATTGCCGCGCTTTTTCACGATTATGGCAAGGCGCTGTTGCCGCCCAACATTCTGAATGCGCCGCGCAAGCTTGATGCCAGCGAAATGCAGATCATGCGCACCCACGTTGAATGCGGCTACGAAAAGCTGAGAAGCTCCGGCAAGTTTTCGCATGAGGTTTTGTCGGCCATTTTGCAGCACCACGAAAGGCACGATGGCTCCGGCTACCCCTATCAGCTGGCGGGCGACGAAATAGGCCTTTACGGGCGCATTATTTCCATTTGCGATGTGTACGATGCCCTGGCCTCCAAGCGGGTGTACAAGGATGCCATCCACCCCAAGCACGCTCTGGGAACCCTGTTTAAAATGAGCGAAAATGCCTGGGCCCCGGGCTTTGCCGAGCATTTCATCAAGATGGTGGGTATCTTCCCCATCGGTACGGCTGTGCTGCTCTCTAACGGGCAAAAGGGCATTGTGTGCCATTCAGAACCGCTCTCGCCTTCGCTGCCAAGCGTGCTGCTGGTGCGCGACTGCGAGCACGGCGTGAGGCCCCTGCGGCTGTTTGACCTCTCGCGGCAAAAAACCGTTAACGTCAACAGGTCGCTCTCCAAAACAGAAACAGCGTACTGGGATATTCCCACACTGCTTGATTCTGCCAACGAAGAAGAAATGGCCTGAGCACCGCGTCGCCGGGGCGCACGCACCAAGGCCTGAACGTGCGCTGCGGTGTGCCGTGCTCGCCTACAGCCTGCGTCCATGCCAGCCAGTTATCATAAAGGCTTGAAAAAACCGCGTTGGCAATTGCACACAGGCTACCCGCATTGCTTCTTCCACCTCAAAAGGTGGCAGCACACATAGTTTTTCTCGCAGCACCAAGGGGATAGCCGCAATTGCTTGGGGGGTGGCCCCCATGAGGGCTTGCACCTGCTCCCAACAGGCAAGCATGCCGCCAAATTCCGGCGAATCAAGGTCGCAGCTGATTTCGGTATTTATAAAATGCCCTCCCTGCTTGAGCCGCTGGCACATACCCCCGTAAAAGGTGCAACGATCCTCCCTGCTTACAAAATGCCCCACCAGCACGCTGAGCGCGGCATCATACACCGGGCTGGCTGGCACATCATGCACATAGCCCTGCTGTAGGGTGCACCTTTCGCCAATGCCCGCGAGTTGCAACCGCTCATGGCACACCTCAAGCATGTCGGCAGAGGGGTCAACCCCCGTAAACGTCCAATGCGGATTGTGCTGGGCCAAGGCAATCATTTCTGCACCTGTTCCCACTCCCACACACAAGATACGGGCATCAGACGGCAAATCATGCAGGGCCAGCCGTATCAAAAAATGCATGCAGTCGCTTATTGGGGCCAACCGCTTGTTGTTTGCATCATATTTTTGCGAAACTTCTTTGTTAAAAAATGCAGACATAATAAAAAATCCTTTTTTACATGGCCGCGCCACCAGGCAAATGCAGTGAGCGCAATGGTTAATCATCACAAATCACTGGTCACAACAAATATTCATGCAACTTTTATGGTTCAGGCTCACACAGATAATGCCATTTTTTGTTTTGTACAGAGCTAAACGGTTGTAAATTTAGTTGATATGAATCAGCAGATGCCGAGCGCATATTTTTGTTACATCAGCATTGGCCAGCGCCACAAACCAGGCTGCGCTCCAAAGTGTAAATGGCACGTTGCATTGTACGCCTTGCGGCATTTTTATAGTTGCATTGGCGTGCAATAGTTGTCATTTTACACATACTGAGTGTGCGGCAGCTTTGAGCCGCGTGGAAATCTGCAGTAAACCTGTGGGAGGGGCAACTATGGCATGGCTGTACCTTGTGCTGGCGGGATTTCTTGAAATCGGCTGGCCCATCGGGCTCAAGCTGGGCTGGACAGAAGAAGGCATCCGCGTGTTATGGCTGGCCTTTGCCATCGCCTGTATTTTGTTCAGCGGTCTTTTTCTGCTTATGGCGCAAAAAGAAATTCCCATGGGCACGGCCTATGCCGTGTGGACAGGCATCGGGGCGGTGGGCACGTTTGTGGTGGGTATTGTTGCCTTTGGCGATGCGGCCTCAATCATGCGCATTGCATCTGCCGGGTTGATCATAGCCGGGGTTATCGGCCTCAAGTTTGCCTGATTGCGGCCTTGGGCCATATTGCATGCACAAAGCGGGGGCTAGCGCACAATTGTTGCGCGGCCCCCGACTTTCGCTGGTGCAGGTGAGCCTGGCGGCTACTTTACAAGGCTTTGCATCTCGGCCTCTGAGCGTGCAATGGCAATGTGCGTGCCGGGCTTGATGAGGCCCAGAATTTTGACCATGGCTTCTTCAGACACGCTTACGCAGCCAGAGGTGGGCTTGCCAAGCGAACAGTGCAGAAAAATGGCCGACCCAGCGCCCTTGACGATGTTGGTGGTATTGTATTCAATAACAGCCACATACTTGTAGGCTACCGTCTCCTTGGGCAGGTTTTCGGCAGATTTCCAGTCCACTGGGGTCGTGGCCTTTGTCACCCACTGGTTGTAGCGGGCAGAGGCCACGTCATCCACCCATTGCTCGCCGCCCTTGAGCTGGGCGTAGTCAATGCTCACCGCGGGGGGGATTGCAAGGCCAAAGCCGCGGCGTATCTCAAATACGCCCACAGGGGTTTTGCCATCGCCCTCGTGCTTGTCTGTGTCACAGCCGTTTTTGCCCACATAGGCATCTGTGCGCAGCAGCTCCTCGCGCTTGCCGTTTGCATTGCCGTACACCACCAGGGTGCCTGTAGTACCCGCCGCCACGACCTCAATATTGGTGTCGGCGGCCTGGCATTCGCTTATGCCGTTGCTACCGCAAAGCAGGGCAAAAAGGCCAAGGCAGGCCGAAATCAGTGCTTTTTGCATGGTCCCTCTGATTGTTCGCGCAAGAATGTTGGTTCACGACATCGCCGTTGCGCAATTTCCAAACGTTACTGATGCCGCTGGGCGCAACTGCGCTGCATTTTGTGCAGTATGGGCATACTGCTATCTTGATTTGCAGGCATATTCAATAGCCTGTGCATATTACGCGGCTATTATTCTGGCTGCGGCGTTGCACAACGCAAACACCCCCGGCGTTCCATGAAAAGACCGGGGGCGTTTAATGGGCAAATTTGCCCGTAAAATTGTATTTTGCACGACATTGTAATCAGATGTCCTTGATTTCAAGGTATACAATGGTCTGGTTTAAAAGCTGGTAGGCTATTTCGCCAAATGTAACCGGGCCAACAAAGGATCCGGTTTTTTTGTTTTCGAGGTTCGAGAAAAGGTAGTTCAGGATGCAGTTGCAGGAAAAAACAACGTTGTCTGTGTCTGAGCCAATCTGTTTTTGCACCTGTGCATCAAAGGCGACCACATAGTCTGCAATGGGCTTTGCGTGTTTGTAGTGAATGCCGCTGAAAACAGGCGCGTAGAAGCGCACCACTTTGTCCTGTTCGTCCACGCCCTGAAAGCTGATGTTGACCAGCGCGCCGTAATAGTTGGCAACAATGGGCAACCTTGTATCCAGCTTGTGCGCCTGAAGGTAGGCGGCAAAATTCTGGGGCGCGCCATTGACCATGACGTTTCTGGCCGAAAAACCGTCTGACGAAAAGGTGAGACTGTCGCCATCGCCCTGCTCAAACAGGTTGAGAATGCCGATCTCTGCCAGTTTGTCGGGCTTGAGCTCGGCCCGCAAAACTATCGCGGCATCTTCAAGCATGCTTCCCGTGTTGCCGTTGAACACCTTGGGGATTTTTATGCCCAGATCCTGAAGGTGCACGCCCGCAATCCAGCCGATAAGCGGCGATATTCCAAATGATTTATAGTTGGGAGCATTTATGGCAAATGAAAGATGCGTTTCGCTGGCAGCGGGTATCAGAATAAAGCTGAAGCCCTGCCTGGGGCCGTCCTCGTAGACTTTTGCGAGAGTGTCCTTGTTGTACTGGGCAATGCTGACGCTTTCGGTAAAATCAGTAATATCTGTGACAAATATCAGCTCGCGGGACGAAAGCCCCCCATGCTCTTTTGTAATAAAATATGGAATTGTGCCGCCAACCCAGTTGCCTTGCGGCAGCTGCATGAGAACGGATTCATCACCGGCAAGAAGCAGTGAACGACCTTCGGAAATTTTTTTCTGAACCTCATCAAGTTTCATGATAGATTGATTCATAAAATCCTCACTTTCCGAAGATAGTTTTAATATCGTCCTGAACAGTCCTTGAATTGGAATTTTGGGCAAAGAGATTATACAGCTGGTCTATGCTTACGGTGATGTTTTGAGGAGTTGGATTGTCATTAACCCCGCGCAACAGTCGCCCGAGCATGATTTTTGCCGCCAGAAACTTGAGCTCGAAGGTCTTTTTGCCCGTGATTATGTCGTACCAGCCTTCGTGGTTCTTGCTCGGAACTTCCATGGGCTCCTCCTTTTTTTACTACCTTAATAGACATAATTTATTGAACATGATGCTTCTTTTACTTATTGCTATGGTAAACATATGAAAAAAACAATGTAAAGACAAAAAAATAAATTATGTAAGCAAATAGGGTTACATTGTTTCAATTGTGCGGAAGAGATGACGTTGTTTGAGGGGAGTGATCCATCTGTTTATAAATCGGCGAGTTGAAAGCTTTTTGCGCGACGTTCAAGACGATGTGCGGTGTTGAAGTGAAAAGTTGCACAAATTTTACTGCTGAAACTGCACGTGTTGTTATGGTTGCCATATCCACGCACCAAATAAAAAAGCGAATTGAGCTGACAATTCGCTTACAGGTAATCCGTCCGCATGAGGTTAAAAAATTATTTAGTTCATGGGGGATTCGTGCAAAGAACAATATATATTTATTTTATAGCCAATTCACAATTTGCTAATTTCATGCTGTATATCGCTTTTAAAATGTCATTTTATATTTATGCAGTAGGTTACTGTAATGCACAGAAAGTGCGCTCCTATCTAAACGGCTACGATATTGGCCCTCGTGGGTGTGAGCATCACCCTTGCGTCGGACAATCAGACAAAAATGAAAATGTATGCAATGAAGGCGAGTGCGCGTTTCCTGTTTTTTGAAGGGTGCTTATTGTAAATGAAATTGCATCTTCCAGATCAAGCATGGCATTGATCAGAAAGACACGGCGATAGTTGTAAAGGTCATCAACAGTAATAGTGGTTTCGCGTACAATTCCACTGTTTATCAAATTTGATCGCTGTACGCCCGGCAGAAGAAATGTTGCTGGTGTAAAAAGCCCTGCGTCACTTTCAAAGACCAGATTTGAAAAAGACGTATCGGTGATGGCTCCGTTTTTTACAATAATTACTTCATCGTGGCCGGATGCTTTTTTTAATGCCTCAAGCTCTGACCTGTCACAGGATTTCCAGCCGTAGCTTATGGCGGGAGCCTCAATCAGTGCCAGAGTCGTGATCTGTCGGCGTACGTATGGGATAAATTCAACACGCTCTATTTTTTGAGAATACGTTACACGGCAACGGTACAGGCCATTTTTAAACATTGGGGGAACGGTTATGGATAACACCGGAGGGGGGCAGTCTGGAAAAAAGTGTTGCACGGTCTTTGTTAATCTTGCCATGTGCAGGTCAAGATTCATTATGTTGCCGTCGAGCACTTTAATGGTTTCAAAAAACATATTGTTCTCACAATGGTAAATAAATTTTCTGCAGTGTTTCCTGATATTCGTTCTTCCAGTTGCTGCGCGCCGTAATCCCGCCCCCGCTTCTGAAAAAGAAGCAGCCATTTTCCTTTTCAATAAATCTGATCAGAACTGCGCTATCCAGGCTGGAGCCGTCGAAATAGCCGAACACCCCTGTGTAGTACCCCCTGTTTTCGCCCTCCGCCCGGCGGATTATATCAACTGTAGATTTCTTTGGGGCCCCTGTGCATGAGCCGGCTGGCAGCATGTCGAAGATAATATCTCCCATGTGCTGACGGTAATCGCTGGGGAGCTGCCCCTCAATCTCTGAGCTGGCCTGAAAAAGCTCCCCCGCATTTGTTGTAATCTTTTCTACATATCTGAAGCGTTTTATATGCACGTCATCAGCCCACATGCTGATGTCATTGCGCAATAAATCAACAATGGTGTTATGTTCTTCAGTCTCTTTTATATCATCAAGAAGCGACTGCTCGGCATTTGGCAGTGCCGCGTCTATGGTTCCCTTCATCGGATTTGT includes the following:
- a CDS encoding HD-GYP domain-containing protein, whose product is MKPVKISVSQLRQGMMIVAPTTSWINAPYVYGKPGLIKSAEEIRHIIASGYTEAYYDPEKSQLTHSEPLHDAQTPLAEELCRARDLYFDAFSYIKNLMQEKKVGAIEVSTLRGFVNEIVHSLHRNFNALLLITTIKKTNDYTYRHSINVAIFSIAFSRFLGLDEDETFNTGMAGLFHDYGKAFVPQQVLNAPRSLSQQETNIIRSHVKRGHDNLKDLPWTNPVILDGILHHHERHDGTGYPHKLAGDEISLHGGIISICDVYDALTSSRVYKNAIPPSQAVKKLFKSSGQAWKPGLAEQFIKLVGIFPVGTVVHLSNDTTGIVCQQDQHAPLKPTVLVIQKKDRPYSPYYLKLAQNEQVSINRVLVSSELASITNSKFYRMLLERSGG
- a CDS encoding HD-GYP domain-containing protein → MASVRISIARLKPGMFVVDAGISWLEDPHLYQNEGLIISEAEIKSIKRQGFAEVCYDPTRSQIQALPEDKAAPRTLLSDEIYVARGAFSSAYGHVRSFMQSAACGNVEVAAVEPCLNSIVKSVARNRNALLLLANLKSLDDYMYRHSVNVAIFAVAFGQYLGLEDEELRRIGIAALFHDYGKALLPPNILNAPRKLDASEMQIMRTHVECGYEKLRSSGKFSHEVLSAILQHHERHDGSGYPYQLAGDEIGLYGRIISICDVYDALASKRVYKDAIHPKHALGTLFKMSENAWAPGFAEHFIKMVGIFPIGTAVLLSNGQKGIVCHSEPLSPSLPSVLLVRDCEHGVRPLRLFDLSRQKTVNVNRSLSKTETAYWDIPTLLDSANEEEMA
- a CDS encoding class I SAM-dependent methyltransferase, with product MHFLIRLALHDLPSDARILCVGVGTGAEMIALAQHNPHWTFTGVDPSADMLEVCHERLQLAGIGERCTLQQGYVHDVPASPVYDAALSVLVGHFVSREDRCTFYGGMCQRLKQGGHFINTEISCDLDSPEFGGMLACWEQVQALMGATPQAIAAIPLVLREKLCVLPPFEVEEAMRVACVQLPTRFFQAFMITGWHGRRL
- a CDS encoding multidrug efflux SMR transporter yields the protein MAWLYLVLAGFLEIGWPIGLKLGWTEEGIRVLWLAFAIACILFSGLFLLMAQKEIPMGTAYAVWTGIGAVGTFVVGIVAFGDAASIMRIASAGLIIAGVIGLKFA
- a CDS encoding L,D-transpeptidase family protein, yielding MQKALISACLGLFALLCGSNGISECQAADTNIEVVAAGTTGTLVVYGNANGKREELLRTDAYVGKNGCDTDKHEGDGKTPVGVFEIRRGFGLAIPPAVSIDYAQLKGGEQWVDDVASARYNQWVTKATTPVDWKSAENLPKETVAYKYVAVIEYNTTNIVKGAGSAIFLHCSLGKPTSGCVSVSEEAMVKILGLIKPGTHIAIARSEAEMQSLVK
- a CDS encoding aminotransferase class IV, with the protein product MFFETIKVLDGNIMNLDLHMARLTKTVQHFFPDCPPPVLSITVPPMFKNGLYRCRVTYSQKIERVEFIPYVRRQITTLALIEAPAISYGWKSCDRSELEALKKASGHDEVIIVKNGAITDTSFSNLVFESDAGLFTPATFLLPGVQRSNLINSGIVRETTITVDDLYNYRRVFLINAMLDLEDAISFTISTLQKTGNAHSPSLHTFSFLSDCPTQG
- a CDS encoding aminodeoxychorismate synthase component I, which encodes MMLYSDVSLARKLINKASHEGRPYLFAVNFEGDEALFIENPLHQQAIGFCTPSASNKQTRPAKNQKGDIAPEPLPPELYKRKWDIVQKALLRGDTYLANLTVRTPIHCTTSLESIFLQSSSPYQLYIPERFVCFSPERFVKISSTGRISTNPMKGTIDAALPNAEQSLLDDIKETEEHNTIVDLLRNDISMWADDVHIKRFRYVEKITTNAGELFQASSEIEGQLPSDYRQHMGDIIFDMLPAGSCTGAPKKSTVDIIRRAEGENRGYYTGVFGYFDGSSLDSAVLIRFIEKENGCFFFRSGGGITARSNWKNEYQETLQKIYLPL